The Candidatus Paceibacterota bacterium genome contains the following window.
AATTAAAAAACCTTAATTATTTCTGGCCTGTTGAAGGCCCACCACCCCATTGTTGTTTTGCTTTAGCCGATTCTTCTTGAATCCTTTTTTTTTCTAATTCCTGTTCTTGTCTCTCTTTCGATGCATCTGCTCTTGCTTTATTAGCCTGCCACTGGTCTTCTTTATATCTCTGACTCTCTAGCTGTTTTTCCATACTGGTTAACTGTTTATAGAGAGTACCCTCTTCTACTTCCAGTCTTGCTCTCTCCTCAGAAGAAGCAGTCGCTTTTTTTGAAGCAATATTTGCCATATCTTGCCTAAGTATTGCTATTTTCTCATTTAATCCTCTTGTTACTTTTTCGTAAGGATTTGGTTGATCCATAATAAGTTTTGATTAAAAAATGACCTTTAATTTATTTTAACATTTTTAACTTAAATTGTCTCCAGAAAAAAAATAATTTTGCTCTTTAGATTTTTAAATTTAACAAAATTTGCGAAAATCGTCAAACTTTATTATTATATAATTTACTTATATTTATTATGAAAATACTTGCGATTGATACTTCTTGCGACGAAACCTGCGCGGCTGTATTAGAAGAAAAAAATGGGAAAATAAAAATTAAAAGCAATGTTGTATCTTCGCAAATTAAAGTTCATAAAAAATACGGAGGAGTGGTGCCAGGACTTGCAAAAAGAGAGCACGAAAAAAATTTAACAAAAGTACTAGAAGAATCTCTTAAAAAAGCAGGGCTACTTAAAAAAGATAAAAAAAATAAAAAATCTTTTAAAGAAATTGATAAAATTCTTGAAAGAGAAAAAGAACTTTTAAAATTAACAAAGAAATTCCTAAAAGATTATAAAAAGCCTGATATTGATTTTATTGCGGTAACAAAAGGGCCAGGCCTTGAACCATGTTTATGGACTGGTATCAACTTTGCAAAGGCATTATCTTTTTTTTGGGAAAAACCAATTATTCCCGTAAATCACCTTAAGGGACATATCCTGGTAAATTTGTTAGAAAAAAAAGAAATAAAATTCCCTGCAATTGCTCTTGTCGCAAGTGGAGGCCATACAGAATTAGTATTTATTAAGGATATTAAAAATTATAAATTATTAGGAGAGACACGGGATGATGCTGCTGGTGAATGCTTGGATAAAGTGGCAAAAATAATAAATCTCCCATATCCTGGAGGTCCTGAAATAGAAAAATTAGCAAAGATTGGTAATCCCAAAGCCTATAGCCTACCAAGGCCAATGATTACGTCAAAAGACTACGACTTTAGTTTTTCAGGTCTTAAAACAGCAGTCCTTTATCTTACAAAAAAGATTGGAAAGAGAAAATTAAAAAGTAAAAAAACAAAAAGCGATATTGCAGCCTCCTCTCAGCAAGCAATAATAGATGTTTTAATTTCAAAAACAATAAAAGCAGCAAAAGATAAAAAAGCAAAAACAATATTATTTGGGGGCGGAGTTGTGGCAAATAAAGAATTGCGGAAACAAATGAAAAAGAAAATGAAAATGGAATTGCCAAAAATAAATTATATTGAGCCGAAAGTTTCTCTCTCTACTGACAATGCGGTAATGATAGGAATTACGGGACTCCTAAGTAAGAAAAAAATGATACCATTTAAAAACCTTTCAAAAATTAAAGCCAAAGCAAATATAAATTTTTAATATATTTTAATTATGGCATTAGATTATTTAAAGTATCTTCTTTATTTTATAGTCGGTATCTTGCCATGTATAATTTGGCTAATTTTCTATTTACGCCAAGACGTGCACCCTGAATCAAATAGAAAAATAATTGAAATTTTTATACTTGGAATGATTATAGTAGCTCCGGTTCTTGTCATAGAAAATTTATTGGGAAATTTTCTTGTAAAAATTCTTCCAACGCTTTTTGATGTTAATTCTGCCTCCTCGACTTTAATTCAAATGTTTTTTTATTACATTATTGTAATAGGATTTGTTGAAGAATTTTTTAAATATTTCGTAGTAAAAATAAGAGCAATAAAGTCATCACATTTTGACGAACCCATTGACGCCATGCTTTATATGATAATAACAAGCCTCGGTCTTGCCGCAGTGGAAAACCTTGCGGTTATTTTTCAAACAACAGAAATCGGAAGCGCAATATTAATCAGCGTGATACGCCTTTTAACTGCTATTTTCTTACATTCTCTTGCTGCTGCAATTACTGGTTATTTCCTTGCAACTTCTTTAAGCTTGAGAAACAAATGGAAAAGATTTCTCATTGTAATATCTGGACTTTTATTAGCTTCGGTATTCCATGGAGTTTATGACGTATCAGTCGTAAATTTAGAAAAAGCCACAAATATTTTTGATTTTTTATTTCCAATTGTTATAATAATGCTAATGGGAATTATTGTTTATATATTTTTTGTAAAGGTCAAAAGAATACCAAGGTCATCTAAAGAATAAAAGATAATTTTCTCGCATTGCTCAAATTTTTTGGAGCTTTCGCATTAAATTTATGGCATCAGATTTTTTTGAAAAATTAAGTGGTTCTGGAAAAATAGAGGAAGAAACAGAAAACATCGAACCCAACGTTTCTAAGGTTGAAGAATCCCCACAAGAAGAAGGACAATTAGCAGTTGATGTTTTTCAGACAGACAATGAAATTATAATACAATCAACTATCGCGGGGGTTAAGTCAAGCGATCTTGATATAATGATACAAAATGATATGGTTTCTATCCGGGGAGAAAGAAAAAAAGAAGAAGAAGTAGATCCTTCTAATTATTTTTATCAGGAGTGTTACTGGGGACCATTTTCAAGATCGGTTGTATTGCCAGAGGAAATTAAAACAGATGGAGTGAAAGCGGAATTAAAAAACGGTGTTTTAACTCTTCGCCTTCCCAAAGTTCAAAAAACAGAAGCAACAAAAATAAAAGTAAAAGAAATTAGTGAATAAAGACTGAGGTGAAATTTTGGGACAAAAGAAAAGAAACATGGATGTTCGCAAGACTTTTTTAAAGAATAAAATTCTTTGGTTGTCTTTAGGGGTCATTGTACTTACAGTGACTCTGTTTTGTTTTGAAAAATACCCACAAGGAAGAATTAATTATGGAACGAAGATAGCGGGTATTAAAGTTGGCGGGAAAGCAAAAACAGAGGCAAATAAGATTATTCAGGAAAAAATAAATAATCTTTCAAATGAGGTAATATCGTTTGAATTAAAGGAGAAGAATGAAAACTCTAATATAAAAGTAATAAGAATATCAAACTTAAAGCCAAAATATAACACCGAAAAAGACATAAATAGTGCTTTTTCTTTTGGTAAAAATAAAGGTTTTCTGGGAAATACTAAAGATAAAATTTGGAGTCTATTTGGAAAAAATAATATAGAATTGAGTATCGAGATAAATAAAGAAAGTTTGGATAATTTCTTAAATGAAAAATTTGGAGAATTTGAAATTTTACCACAAAATGCCTATGTTTATTTTGATGAAGAGGATGAAGTGTTTAAAATAGAAAAATCAAAAATTGGAAAAACTTTTTCAAGAAAAAAAATAAAGAAAAAATTAGAAGAAGATATTAAAAGTTTTAAAATAACAAATATTTGCCTCCAAAAAGAAGCCAGTAAAAAAAATGAAGACAATTGTTTTTTACTCGAAAAAGCACAACCCGAAATTGAAACTGAAGCTGCTATAAAAGCTAAAAAAAATGTAAATGAAATAATGGAAGATGGTCCTTACGTACTCTTGGCAAATGGTGACTCTTATAGAATCAAAAATAAAACTTTTGGGAACTGGTTCTTGTTTATCCCGAAAGAAG
Protein-coding sequences here:
- the tsaD gene encoding tRNA (adenosine(37)-N6)-threonylcarbamoyltransferase complex transferase subunit TsaD — translated: MKILAIDTSCDETCAAVLEEKNGKIKIKSNVVSSQIKVHKKYGGVVPGLAKREHEKNLTKVLEESLKKAGLLKKDKKNKKSFKEIDKILEREKELLKLTKKFLKDYKKPDIDFIAVTKGPGLEPCLWTGINFAKALSFFWEKPIIPVNHLKGHILVNLLEKKEIKFPAIALVASGGHTELVFIKDIKNYKLLGETRDDAAGECLDKVAKIINLPYPGGPEIEKLAKIGNPKAYSLPRPMITSKDYDFSFSGLKTAVLYLTKKIGKRKLKSKKTKSDIAASSQQAIIDVLISKTIKAAKDKKAKTILFGGGVVANKELRKQMKKKMKMELPKINYIEPKVSLSTDNAVMIGITGLLSKKKMIPFKNLSKIKAKANINF
- a CDS encoding PrsW family intramembrane metalloprotease, which translates into the protein MALDYLKYLLYFIVGILPCIIWLIFYLRQDVHPESNRKIIEIFILGMIIVAPVLVIENLLGNFLVKILPTLFDVNSASSTLIQMFFYYIIVIGFVEEFFKYFVVKIRAIKSSHFDEPIDAMLYMIITSLGLAAVENLAVIFQTTEIGSAILISVIRLLTAIFLHSLAAAITGYFLATSLSLRNKWKRFLIVISGLLLASVFHGVYDVSVVNLEKATNIFDFLFPIVIIMLMGIIVYIFFVKVKRIPRSSKE
- a CDS encoding Hsp20/alpha crystallin family protein, with protein sequence MASDFFEKLSGSGKIEEETENIEPNVSKVEESPQEEGQLAVDVFQTDNEIIIQSTIAGVKSSDLDIMIQNDMVSIRGERKKEEEVDPSNYFYQECYWGPFSRSVVLPEEIKTDGVKAELKNGVLTLRLPKVQKTEATKIKVKEISE